The DNA segment GAGAGGCGATTCGGAGAAGAAATGCTTGAAAATGCAGCTAGAAAAGTGGAGCTAGTGTGCATGAGCTGGATAAATGTAgacaaaatcatttttaatgtgcAGACTGTGTGTTAGTAATAAGAAGGTGACTGTTCTCTTCAATTAAACCCAAAGTCAAGACCAGGCCAAGTCACTTTGATTGATCTTAACCAATGAAAATGACCTGTACATCTGaaaaacctgtgtgtgtctgtgtgtgtgtgtgtgtgtgtgtgtctgtgtctctgtgtgtgtgtgttaggctgCAGCACGACATCACTGCAGCTACCTTGTGTCTCTTCACTCGGCTGTGTTCCTGAGGGTGAGGGGAGACCCGGTGTGGCTACAAGGGCTGGAGTTTGCACCGCCTCGCCTCCAGCAGCTCGACCACATAAACAAAGTGCTCGCTCACCAGCCCTGGCTTATTGCTCGCTCCCACATTGAGGTACAGTGGAAAGAAGCCATGTACTAAAAGGgcacagcgtgtgtgtgtgtgtgtgtgtgtgtgtgtgtgtgtgtgtgtgtgtgtgtgtgtgtgtgtgtgtgtgtgtgtgtgtgtgttaaaggtaAATTTCAGTACATTAGTGCTGTATGCTCATAATTAGTATTCTGTTGTGCCCAAAGAATGCCGAGCTCTCGTCCCAAAAGCTCAGTCATTTTGCGGTTGTGCTGATCAGGGACTCGTCATTGTCTCTGCAGGCTTTGCTGAAGTCAGGTGAGCAGTGCTGGTCTCTGGCTGAGCTGGTCCAGGCTGTAGTTCTGCTGGCTCACTGCCACGCACTCTGCAGCTTCGTGTTTGGCTCTGAACAGGACACACAACCCGGCCCGAGAGCGCCACATGGAACGCCCCCAGGCTACTGCCTCTGTGATGCTGCCAATGGCAACGCCACCTTCCCACCTCGCAGGAGGGTAAGTGCTTAAAGCGCTcgtctcacccacacacaggttTCTGTCATTAACACGTAGCTCTGTTGTATCATGCTTAGTGAAAACATTTGgtttaaacattttacttttagaGAGTTTTTAGGACAGGGTGATatgttcaaaaatattcatcttaGTCGTTTTTAGTCTATGATGGCACAGGTGCCGACATGTATGTGGTTTGTGAATCTTTGTGTGTATTTCCGCAAATATTTATATACCTTGTGGTTTTTGGCTCTATTGCTTTTTGAGATAAAGCAGCAGTCAGAACGAACACAAAGATCTCTGAGAAGTCAGAAAAGCCAATTCATCGAAGGGGAAATGAAGCAGGATGTGAAAGACGCATTTCCTTCTGATACCACATACTTTCAGTTGGCACTGACTTTATCTTGCTTACTTTGACCTATGATTTCTTGAACATTGTTAGcttataaaaaaaaggggggggggaagCAGAACTTTGCTCAATAAAATCTAGAGGCGTTTCGGATGCTTTGGGTATTTACGTGCGCGAGGGGTTTTGTGGTAAAATTCTGTTTTCCCCTCTGCTAggatttttgttgttgctgttagcaCTGATGCCACCTGTGCTGTAGCTTGTTTGCTCTAACACCAGATCACAAACCCATCTGCTATTAGGAGGATCCAAAGACGTGTgaaagttttgtgtgtgtatttcagtaaATATTTGTAGATTTTGCCGAATCTAATCTAAATTGGCTAAATATGTTTATGAAAACACATGGTTCTTGAGCAGGAAAATGAAATGTGACTCATTTCCACAATCGaaggaaagcagaaatgctgaaaatggaccaaccaacaaacaaaaaaatgaagaacAGCCGTTGCTTGTTTGTGCTTTCAGCTTACTGTATTGTATTTCCTCTTAACTTTTTAAGATGAGGTTCGTGTTTTAATAACTGAAATATCTTGACTAGTGGAGGTGTCCAACTTGAACCCAAACCAAGCACTGGATATTTATAACTAGTGAGCAGAAGATTATCGATATCCCTAAAAGACTTGTCATTATGTGTCTATGGTTTTATGGTATATGAGGAAGGttaatgtgtgtaatggtgGATTTTCTCTCTTGCACAGTCTCTAGACTCGAGCTGTGACCTGGCGTGCCTACGAGAAGGGATCCATAAGTCacaggaggagaaagaaagaaaaggacatGCAGGCCTTCACTCGTACACCCTCCTGCATATAGGTAAGCTGTGTGTTCACCATCAAACTTGCTAAAGAGATGCTCTCACACTCCAGTCCCACTCTGACTCACACTTGTCCCTTTCCACTCTTCTGCTTCAGACATGgacgaggaggaagaagaagagatgaTGTGTTCGACAGACCCCTCCCGCTTCGTTAAAGACCCCGATTTCGGCTACCAGGAATTCGCCCAGCAGAAGGAAGACCATTTCCAAGTATTGCGGGTGCAGGTGAGGAGCGTGCCAGCGTATTAAATTATAACGGGCAGCTGCTTAGTCACACACTGCCCATGGTGACAGTCCTACACTTCATCTTCCCTGGAATTGGAGAAACACAGACTTTGTACTCAAAGGTCAACTCAATTGTTTGTcaatttggatttgtttgacTGATCCAAAATACAGCTCAGATGTTCCAGTGTGGTTTCACTTAGAGGAACAAGACGCCTTTGGTGTTCACAGAATTCAGCCTTAAACAGTTTGTTCTATTTGTgaatactgatgtgtgtgtgtgtgtgtgtgtgtgtgtgtgtgtgtgtaggactaCTCGTGGGAGGATCATGGTTTCTCGTTAGTAAACCGTCTCTACTCAGACATCGGGCATTTATTAGACGAGCGGTTCCGCAGCGTGGCCTCGTTACCGTCCCCTCGCAATCCGGACCTCAAGAGAGCCATCTGGAACTATATCCATTGCAGCTATGGAATTAGGTACAGTGAATGTGTCTTTTTGTTTCACAACATGATGCACACAACCTCTGTGTCcgggcttaaaaaaaaaactaaaatcacacgattttcttttcttttcttttcttttttttttaacactctatcccaggggtggccaacccgcggctcccgagccgcatgcggctctttgcccggtttcatgcgtcTCTTACGTTCAtaccgaagtttgtatttgtgtctttttaatgagTGTTCTCtccgcttgagttcaatacggtattttagTCAAACGcacatgtgagtgggatgaaaatacctcgaagtttcccagtaggagcaagatcatttgagt comes from the Tachysurus fulvidraco isolate hzauxx_2018 chromosome 17, HZAU_PFXX_2.0, whole genome shotgun sequence genome and includes:
- the sesn4 gene encoding sestrin-3 isoform X2, whose amino-acid sequence is MSGHVTTFQSSSAFVHELLKAQERRRNRIHALTPRKMIICAQKMDYRFGFVRSQVMKVSSEKDSSSPLCMKALASRGRLDTVSQQMASHPQYLESFLRTQHYILNMDGPLPLHYRHYIAVMAAARHHCSYLVSLHSAVFLRVRGDPVWLQGLEFAPPRLQQLDHINKVLAHQPWLIARSHIEALLKSGEQCWSLAELVQAVVLLAHCHALCSFVFGSEQDTQPGPRAPHGTPPGYCLCDAANGNATFPPRRRSLDSSCDLACLREGIHKSQEEKERKGHAGLHSYTLLHIDMDEEEEEEMMCSTDPSRFVKDPDFGYQEFAQQKEDHFQVLRVQDYSWEDHGFSLVNRLYSDIGHLLDERFRSVASLPSPRNPDLKRAIWNYIHCSYGIRYDDYDYGEVNQLLERGLKLYIKAVACYPDSTKNLLCPLPLVSLKASEKVHINLLVMEARLQAELLYALRAITQYMIA
- the sesn4 gene encoding sestrin-3 isoform X1; this encodes MSGHVTTFQSSSAFVHELLKAQERRRNRIHALTPRKMIICAQKMDYRFGFVRSQVHLLCYKVMKVSSEKDSSSPLCMKALASRGRLDTVSQQMASHPQYLESFLRTQHYILNMDGPLPLHYRHYIAVMAAARHHCSYLVSLHSAVFLRVRGDPVWLQGLEFAPPRLQQLDHINKVLAHQPWLIARSHIEALLKSGEQCWSLAELVQAVVLLAHCHALCSFVFGSEQDTQPGPRAPHGTPPGYCLCDAANGNATFPPRRRSLDSSCDLACLREGIHKSQEEKERKGHAGLHSYTLLHIDMDEEEEEEMMCSTDPSRFVKDPDFGYQEFAQQKEDHFQVLRVQDYSWEDHGFSLVNRLYSDIGHLLDERFRSVASLPSPRNPDLKRAIWNYIHCSYGIRYDDYDYGEVNQLLERGLKLYIKAVACYPDSTKNLLCPLPLVSLKASEKVHINLLVMEARLQAELLYALRAITQYMIA